One Callithrix jacchus isolate 240 chromosome Y, calJac240_pri, whole genome shotgun sequence genomic region harbors:
- the SRY gene encoding sex-determining region Y protein: MQSYASAMLRVFNSDEYNPAALQNIPDSGKSSSVIWTDNSSSKDQWQTGENSKGSVQNRVKRPMNAFIVWSRDQRRKMAVENPQMRNSEISKRLGYQWKLLTEAEKWPFFQEAQKLQAMHREKYPNYKYRPRRKANMLQNNDSLLTADPSSELCGEMQAEDRLFTFSYSDNSKKSTQSTMEHPLGLSPPVNPDSSPQQRDRCSHSTNLQDNRVTLTTKIYADSPFYR; the protein is encoded by the coding sequence ATGCAGTCTTATGCTTCCGCTATGTTGAGAGTATTTAACAGTGATGAATACAATCCAGCTGCGCTACAGAATATCCCTGATTCCGGGAAAAGCTCTTCCGTCATTTGGACTGACAACTCTAGCTCAAAGGATCAGTGGCAAACAGGAGAAAACAGTAAAGGCAGCGTCCAGAACAGAGTGAAGCGACCCATGAACGCTTTCATTGTGTGGTCTCGTGATCAAAGGCGCAAGATGGCTGTAGAGAATCCCCAAATGCGAAATTCAGAGATCAGCAAGCGGCTGGGATACCAGTGGAAATTGCTTACTGAAGCCGAAAAATGGCCATTCTTCCAGGAGGCACAGAAACTACAGGCCATGCACAGAGAGAAATACCCGAATTATAAGTATCGACCTCGTCGGAAGGCCAATATGCTGCAGAACAATGACAGTTTGCTTACCGCCGATCCATCTTCAGAACTCTGTGGTGAAATGCAAGCAGAGGACAGGTTGTTCACCTTCTCATACAGTGATAACAGTAAGAAATCCACCCAATCAACAATGGAACACCCGCTAGGCCTCTCACCGCCAGTCAACCCAGACAGCTCACCGCAGCAGCGGGACCGCTGCAGCCACTCGACAAATCTGCAGGACAATCGGGTAACATTGACTACAAAGATCTACGCAGACTCTCCTTTTTACCGTTAA